From Arachis hypogaea cultivar Tifrunner chromosome 3, arahy.Tifrunner.gnm2.J5K5, whole genome shotgun sequence:
tatttagtaataaattaaaataaattataaaaatttaatttatttttgtttttttatttaaaaaagttaaaaaatatataataataattattataataaaaatttaacaaaaataataaaaaattatatttttattaatatttttatatcatttttattaaaataaatataaaatacattaatttaatatttctaaacataaaattttatttatattttatttaccaaacacaattttatgttttaatattcTTTGTCTATAAACAAATATAGTCTTAGATGTCACCtaaaaaattgtataaatattagGAAATACTCGaaccatatttttttaaaatggaaaagtatgaggagccaataaaatatttgtacaatgaaataatgaatataatggaagtttagggagtattagagatataactattaatgTTACCTTTTTCTATCAGCTTAAACTTTGGGATGAATGGttgtatgacatgatattagaGTTCTAGATTCAAAAGTTCAAGAGTGAACCCCAAAATCAACTTAAAtttttggaataagtaatttcatgacatgagatgtttattatcctgaTACTTGGATTTGTTAACTCATAACCCATACTCTTTTAAAATATGTTTCTAATCTTATATTAGATGTACCAAACTTTTGtctataaataataataagaaaatgaAGCACTAATTAAGTATATGGATCGGATAATGGAATAGtgttttttagaaatttaaaaagtATGTATTGATGAAacttttttaagagtaaaataataattaagaatttatgtattaaaatagaGATCAAAATATAATGGCTATCCACTGAGCTAAAGAGCTAATGACTAATCCACCATCCCCATTCCACACACAAATGTTGTCtctttattattagtttattctGTTTTAATCTCTCACGCGCAACAAAGACAATAATGGTTTTGGTTTTGCAATCTCCAATTCGGGAGGAAGAGTAATTAGATATGTTAGAAACTTAAGAGTCTAGTGTTTGAAGttttataatattcaaaataGGTAACAACTAAGCAAATATGCCATACCAACATAATATATGTGATTTCCTGTATCTTACAATCATACACTGTATGATTAATTATATGTTATGTCCCACGGAGTACCCTATTCTTATATATAACggataatcaataattaatgtgataacaaataattaattatttactgaGTGATACTGATGATATGACCACAATATATAATTAGATCGCATGATTAAATAGTAAAGCCAACTCAACCCAATAGATCATATCAATAATATGTTCGTGTATTTCAAGTGGTTGCAATAATGATCAAAGATAAAATTATTCGTTTAGCATTTCCGGCTCCATGCATGTGATGTGTTCCTCCAATCCTGCTTGGTCGGAGAAAAGCAAAAGgaattttttttccccttttagttttaaataaaggaaaatatatatatacaccgaTATAATGGTTTTtgacccttttttttcttttgtcaaaagcaaaaataaaaataaaatacggcTTTTTTTTGTCTGGCTAGGCAAAGGACTGGCGTTTTTCTTTGACAAAAATTGAAGAATCCTTCCATTCTCATTTCTGAGTTCTTAGTCTTACACATGTAAGCAACTTCTATTGACAataatataatgaaaaaaaatctaTAATATAAATGAATTTagatattctaaaataaaaatattaataaaataataaaataaaaaattaattattattaattttataaaatatgtatttttctattttaatttaagagtgattaattttttattttattattttattattatttttattttagagtttAGAGCATCTTGATTCTACAAAGTAGATATCCAAAAATATAAACACATATGGGACTTATGTGAAGGGACTATTATGGTAGACATAAAACTATTTATTCTAAAAGGTTAAGTtagtaaaaaaaaacataaatagttatagttattttttgaatttgtttgatttttatgtcgattttttttttttttgaacaagtacTGTGATACTATATGAtaaaattacttattccaaaaaATTAAACCGATAGGAGTAACCAACATAAATTGCCTAAATCAGAATTATGTGATATCCACTGTAGTGACCCAAGTTTTTGCATATACTATTTAACTAAAATACCAATAAaacttaattaatattaatttaaaaaataattacatttaAACAAAACGCATATATAAATTCTAGCATTTTGGTTTAATCGTCTCTCTTAAAGAAAATCAAGTATATCCTCTTGCTTTTATTATTGTAGATGTTGGAAAAGATTAAGGTAGTTAATGTTTTTTTTGTTATAGTCAAATTTATCTCTTAATTTTGtttgaaaattaatattttaaataaaacgtttacaaaattaattattattattatttaaaaatgttttaacaaaaatttatattatttcaaaataataaaattaaaatatcctttaaaaaaaaattcacattatCTGTATTCGGTAAAAAAACACTATAAGTATGTAGTATCTCATTGATATGATTGAATCACGGCTCATATTGCATGGCCATATATACATAGATATGTAAAACATTAGCATGGGAGGCAGGGATATATAAGTGATTAAAAAATAACGTTAGATGATATCTGAGAATCATTATATCTGAGAATCATTAGGTGATTTgattgatttaactaaattttcatctaacgacaacttcacgtgaagtggatttcacttgagttttcacctttttaaatactcaaattaaaatataagtaattttttattttaaattagttcatattttaccaaataaaataatatttgttacaaGACGAAGCAGGAACGCAGCATCTGATTAAAAAGCAGATTCTTCATTATTTTTACGCTTTATGCTATATTCGTTTTTCCCCCAATAATAAAGAGACAAACACGGTCGTAACTGAAAATCAGTGAGGGTATGGCTTCGGAAGTGAAGAGGCAAAGAGaccacgaagaagaagaagaagaagaagagaacgcTGTCTCTGTCTCCGATGGAATTGGAATATCATCCCTCATTCAAGGCTGGTTCTCCGAAATTAGTCCAATGTGGCCTGGTTCGTTCTTTTCTTTTAATGGATTCCAATTTGGTCTGCTTAATTTTGATGCATGGTTTTGTTCTGATTGACTAGTTGATCAAATTTTGTTTCATGATGCATCTTGCAGTAACAAAATTATACACTTTTGGCCATAATTGTTACAAATCCAGTGCTTTAGGTAGAAATATATTTGTTGTAGGTAGAAACAGAATCGGTTTTATCTTTGTTTTCTGCAACTAAAACTACTTTTGCTTTTGTGATACACTCACAAAATCAAATATGGTTGTACATTCTGCAGGAGAAGCACACTCATTGAAAGTGGAAAAAGTTTTGTTTCAAGGCAAGTCTGAATACCAGAATGTCATGGTGTTCCAGGTACATGAGGCTCCACCAATCAGCCTCAAAGTTACTATTACATTCGCTCCGCGAGCTTTTTCGTTGTCCTGGTTATGCTGTCAATGCAATTCTATAATGTCCTTTGCAGTCATCATCATATGGAAAGGTTCTTGTTTTGGATGGAGTCATACAGCTCACTGAAAGGGACGAATGTGCCTACCAAGAAATGATCACTCATCTCCCTCTTTGCTCTATTCCAAATCCTAAAAAGGTTTCTCCATATTTATATGCttccatgatttttttttttatttttttggtatatGTCTATGTTGCATGTTCAGCAAACAAAATTTGTGGTTTTTTACTGCCTCTAATTGTATTTAATGTTAGGTCTTGGTTATtggtggaggagatggaggggtctTGAGAGAAGTATCACGCCATTCATCAGTTGAAAAGATAGACATTTGCGAAATTGACAAGATGGTTGTTGATGTAAGCAACACAGTTATACTCAGTTCTTTTCCTATTTCTCTAAAACAAGTATGAAGTACactttctagattttttttcccAAGCAAGAAGGAACAGAACAGCAATAACCACCTTAAGGGTGGATTTGGTGATTGTTGATCTATTCCCTTCTGTCTGTCTGTCTAGGAATAAAGATGTACTATATGTACATTCACTCAATAATTCATCTTATGCAGGTCTCCAAGCAATTCTTCCCTGATGTAGCCATAGGTTTTGATGATCCCCGTGTGTCACTTCATATTGGGGATGGTATGATCATCAATTCTAATTTGTCCCTTCAGTGTTTTACTCTTGGGAATTAAGTTATCTCATGCTGGCTCTTCTGTTGATGGTTCTAGGAGTTGCATTCTTGAAGGAAGCTCCAGAAGGAACTTATGATGCAGTTATAGTTGATTCATCTGACCCTATTGGTATGCAGCATATGTAATGCACTTGAGTATAGCTTTTTTGTTACTCTGTTTTGTTTGCCACTTAAATTGTTTCGTTTTGTTAAAGAGAGGTTACTTTCTGTATTCTCAAGGTCCTGCTCAAGAGCTTTTTGAGAAGCCCTTTTTCGAGTTGGTTGCAAAGGCTCTTCGGCCAGGAGGAGTTGTAAGTACTCAGGCAGAAAGTATATGGCTTCATATGGACATAATTGAGGGCATTGTCACCAATTGTAGCCAGACTTTCAAAGGCTCCGTCAACTATGCTTGGACCACAGTTCCTACATACCCAAGGTATGCGTCTATTTACAAAATTCTTTTGCTCATCTTTCCTTTTCAAATTCTGCAATATATGCCCCCCTATGCGATTACATCTTGTTCAGGTTTGAATTGTGATAGTTCCCCCATagttcttttatctttttgtctTTAGGCTCTTTACAATGTTTTGTGATTTAATCTGTTTTCTGTATAGAGATAGCGAGACTGGATAATCCATTTTTATGgttcttttgttttgttgttttatttCATTTCAGCGGAATAATTGGTTTTATGCTTTGCTCAACTGAGGGACCACCTGTGGATTTCAAGCATCCAGTGAATCCCATAGATGAAAAAGAGTTTCAGAAGTCAGTAAGACCAATGAAATTTTACAACTCTGAGGTAAGCTTAAAACTCAATTATTTGGAGTTAAAATGATCCATACCGTATAACTATTTTGGATCATTGTTTTGCTATACTAGTTCCAAATTTCGTTTAtccttagctccttgcaatattaCTAATACTTTCTGTTTGCAGATTCATACAGCATCTTTCTGTTTGCCATCTTTTGCTAGGAGGAAGCTTGTTTCCAAAGCAAAATGAGAAGATAAATACTACAAGTTCGGCGTTCAACTTTACTAGATAGAATAAACTCGACATTGAAGAGTTATATTATTTATGGAAATTGGTTATTAATTATATGATAACTAGTTGATGGATTCAACTATCAGTTACTTTTCcacataaaatattttagtttcttgtttgACGTATGTtttaaatttaactatttaaggCCACTATAGATGTTTGAATCAATAAAACAAGACGAAAATAAACTTGAAAAACTATGACATGAACAAATCTCTGTCAACACTCGTTCGTGTTAGTATATAAATAAGAAATAGTATTTACCATTTAGTTACTATTCTCCAATTAAAATACACCTAATGACGTTACCACTCTAACTTGGAAAAAAAAAGGGATAAAGAATAGCAATTATCCTTCAAGTTATAATGCATGCTTTAAATTCGGCTTGCTTGAAAAAACTAAAGCAGGTCAGAGAAAGAATTCTAATTGTTAGTATTAGTATTTAATTGCTAGTATGTATCAACAGAACAGCAGAAAATTATCATTATATTACAGCAAAGTAGTATGGCAAAACAACTAAACTTCACAAGTTCACAATAGTCAAATAGGCAAGCCAACAGACAGTAAATTCCTCAAGATCAACCATCCAATGCAATCAATGCTGTCAATCTAAGCGGAGTTCTTCATACACTTGATCAAGTGCTGAAGACTAAAAGAAAACCCCAGATAGCAGATACGAGACAATTAGGCACGAGGATCCCGGGAGCCGAAGATGACAGACACATTCAGATGCAAGTAAAAAATCATCAACCGAGATGGAATGACACAGTCAGAAAGTGGACAATCAAAGACACATGGCGCTTGGCGCATGCTGGCTTGCTGGGGATAGAGCACCCAAAATAGTCTTGCACACAACCAAGATGCTGACCATTGCAATCCCAATCGTGTAGCATGCAGACCATAAACCATTAAAAGAAACAGTCATAGAGCAGACAATGAGAAGCAGCCCATCAATTTAACACATGATAGCGAGCAGTAGACACTAGATGTATAGCTAGTCACTAAATAGGAACCGATTTGAGTCAATTTCATGACGATGCAGGATGGAAATAACTAAATTCTATCCACAATCACCAAAGAGTTCACCAATTCAAAGGAGGATGCATCTGCAGCATTCCTGTCCTGAACAGAACTAAAAGGTCCTATGCAACCAACTTGTTGCACTTTTATTCAGCTTATATACCGAAGCAACAACATGAGACGATTGTGAAGCAGAGAAGCAGACAAGAAGATGGAGTAAGTGGCAAAATGATGCTGTTATGGCCGATAATCAACCTCAAAACAAAGAAACACAAGACATTTAGGTAACTTTTatgaaatattaaatattaacatAGTCATTTAGTAAGACTACCAGCGAACAATTAACATGCAATATAAAGTAAGGAAGACTGAAGTGACCTTCAAGGTTCAATGATTCAAGTGTGACAGCCCACGCAAAAAAGTGTCCCCAGGGCACCCTTTTGTGGCAACAACACTATGCAAAAGCCATAAAAATCCAAGAGTTTATCAATACCCATTACCATTGTCATGACATCAACATAACTAACATGTCGGCAGTGTGCTCAGTCAATCCTAGGGGAACTACATTATAGCACAGCGTTCCATAATGATCATTCAGCACTTGATCCATTCACATCCGATCTCAATCTCTGAAAGCAAGATATCAGAAGAATCCAAATTAACAAGGGTAACAAGATCTCATGTCTATTATTTAACTTACGTCATTCATGACAACTTAATTAAACATAGTAAAGCATACGGCATACCCATTGGCATAAGGTGAATCACGGCGGGCATGTCGGTATGGAGGGGACCTGCTGTAGCTGCGACCCCGATAAGGAGGTGATATGCTACGTCTCTTTGGAGATCTTCTCCCACGAGGACTAACACTCCTAATAAAATGAAGCAAATTCATTGGATTAATATCAAGTTCTGGCTTTCATGAATCATCCAAATGCAACAAAACAATGAGAAGAAAAGAATATATCCAAAGCATGCTATAGGATGGTTCAAAGACAAGGCTGGTTAGTCAATTTACAAACTTCATTTTACCATATCATGTTGCTTTCTAACACAGCAAACAATAGTTCACTATTGTGCAATCAGAGTAAATAAATCATAAAGAAAATGCAAGCTAAAAGGcatagaaatttgaaaatttatttgaaatGCATAGCATTCTAGTTCATATTTGGCATGTCAGTCAACAACACACCTGCGGCCATACCCATAACTTGGACTTCTGCGACGCCTATAATAAGGACTTGGACTTCGCCTCCTTCCACTACCCAGGCCACGTGAACCAACGCGCAAGCGACACTCTCTTGCAAAATGTCCAGGTTCACCACATTCATAACATTTAAGGTCATCACTTCCACGCCCACGCCCACCACGGCCTCCTCCCTTAGAATTATGAGAAAGCTCTACACGCCACCCATTTTTCCCTACGTGAGATTAAAAAAATagcattaataaaattttaaatgaagCAAAGCAAAAGATTTGGCTTCTCTAAAAGTTTGGCACTTTAACCAGTGAAGTGTATCATCTCAACTATTTATGAGAAAACACAGTTTACGAACCAATAATGACAAATTGAATTAACAGGGAAATAAACTGACCATCCAAGGCATGAATTGCGTCAAGTGCATCCCTCCTATCATCAAACTCGATGAATGCATATCCGGGCGGTCTACGAGCAACCCAGACACTGCATCAAATTTAACATATTTATTGCCAATAGAAATGTAAAAGAAACCATGAATATATAACAAGACTCGTGAACCATTGAAAAAAAAACGCAGGTTTAGAAGCATTACTAGCACAAACAAATAACAAACACAGATACAAACTATTATCTCGAAATAGACAAAAACTGATGAGTTCAGCTGCCAAAGAGAACAGTGAACTTCACAAAATACATATCTTCAATTGGaattactagaaaaataaaataataaaaaagaatattattatcAGTAAAACAAAAAAGAACCTTTTATTTACGGGATTTTtgcttttttaaaaaagataaattgttGGTATAAATTTTGCAACATATATACTCGTTTTATGAACAAAATAACCACTTAATTTATGTCAGAAACTGTTAATTTGGTTACTACTCCTTTTACACGAGTTTGAATTTGGTAACCAACATAAGTGATTTTCattgggaaaaaaaaaataaaaggaaataactttgaagagaatttacctccgaaGAACACCAAATAAACGAAATTCATCTTCGAGATCCCTCTCAGACACACGAGGGTCCAGATTCCCAATATAGACCCGAGCCATCGTCAATAAAATCAGAACCACCCTACAGGACCGAAAAAAGCTTAGATGGAGGAACAGATAGTTCGAGAAGTGAACGTGAAAATCAATTATCCTTACAGAGAAAGAAGAATACCGAGGATGAAATCAAAGCTTAGCTGAAAGTGTAACGAATCTTCTGGATGATCGGAAAGGGAAATCGTAGAgctctaaaaccctaaaaccttttTATTTTGCGTATTTTTTGCACCTTTACGCTGTCGTTTCGGGCTGATTTTATTTGGTCAAAGTTTCGGGCAAATATAGGCCTACAATTTGGGCTCATCGTATCCCAAAATGGGAGAAAAGATAATGAGATCTTATGTATACCTGAAAAATCTATTCCCCCACCCCCCAcccccaaaaaaatatatacataaaaaaagtgTGATTTTATATCTCACAAATAAGAACTAAatatatatctatttaattttaatttagtattaattttatatttttactcgacaagttaaaaattaatttaacattAATCTAATCTCTACTTACAAATTTTGTTGTtggtcaataaattattatatatataagttaaaattcaaacttttaacatttatttaaacAGACAAGTCAGCTGATTTCAACATAAAACCACCACACTAGCCTGCATTGCTTCCTGATTTCCTCATGATCTTCTCTTTATCTCTTCTTCTTCTGTCATCTGGTTACACTTTGGTTCTCTCATTTGTTAGTGTTCTACTCCTTTTCTTGGCGATGATCTCTCCTTTGGTCCAAGTACATTGCTAATTCAAATGGTCAATTTCACCGACGATCAAAGTTTCATATTTTTATGCCATTCACAACTTCTTCCAATGCACCTGTACTAGTAATCTCCTCGTTGTAAACTTTCCACACAATTTCAAAAGGTCCATCTCTCTAACACCCAACTCACTTTTTTTTCAACCTCTATTCTCTCCACAATCGTTGCATCCAGATTTTTCCCACACCTCTAACATGATGAAATTTCTAGTTGACAtttaaaaccaaaacaactatctACAACACCATGTAATATATTATATTCATTATATCTTTGTTTCGTGTTGATAAATCTTCAAAAATTTCGCCGACCATAAACAATTCATTGACCATTTGTAGTTCTATAGAAGTAATTTTCAATTAAGAATAAAtctcaaaaaatacattttaattATCTTGACGTtgacataattttttttgaatttttgttaataataaaaaatgcactcaaataattaaaaaacgtATTAAAAATATCTAGTCGTGATCAAAGATTTGTACCGTTAACAAAAAAACCATGACATGACTCATTTGTTAATGTTAGAGTTTCACTTATTATATAAGAAGTTCCATTTATCACATCattctttttgaaaatttgtaaatggcttaaaaaaagagagttgaatctatgaccttcttttttaatttcttttgttttttgcttctgATTAAAACTTAGTTGCTATTAAGTCTGTTAAGTTGAAATTTTAggcgataattttattttatcttttcatgATGTGATCAAGAATAGAACAACTCTTTACTTTTGAATAGTTATGATTTCTATGAAATAGGCAATATAGGAGAcacttttattttgtctcatatcaaaagaaaatagaagaagaatagaGAAGAAAAAATCACACTATCTTGGTTTAGTCACCATGTGTAATGTAACCTACATCCAATCTTTTCCACAATagtggtgaaattttcactatcATTCACAATGATTACAAATACCAATTTTTTTAGGATTCAACTTAATCTTATCTGGGACAAACTCAACTTTTATCCAAGTTATATTTGGCTAGGTTCACTTCCTAGATTTGCAACCACTAAGTACTCACCCACCTTAACAAAGGAATCCCCTCAAAATCATGtgtacaaaacaaaaaaatatataaaagagttTTGACATAATTTTCTGACTTTTTCTTAATAACTATCTTTGTCTTTTCTCTTGATGGTTTTTACGAATATCTCACTTAATGACTTTTTCattgaaaataaacaaagaaaatgaacattgaaaaacaaaaaatttaatataaactcATTAAGGAGAAGAAAAGTTAGcttgaaattaaataaattcatgtGTAATCTTCAAAAATTAcaataatttctttatttatatatacgtatgtattaattttgttaaataattctaagtATTTccttatttatacatatatattaattatacataaaaatatttaaatcatatatattaaatatttttttgttataaatattttcttttatatatatattgttccaCAATACGTGCAATAAGCTTTTATGTTTGATATCGATATATAGTCTCCAATCCCAGCCCTATTTATACGCAaattgtatataatttttttaatagagaaattttaatttttaatggagatacttgctacaattaaataaaaattatgttattatcttttattaaattttatgattaattcaatggaGATAATTGGTcagtgttccaagggttacctgaaactggaggtcgatctcggacgagatcttctgtactggtcggagataacgTGTCCAGCTGGCtgatggcggccggagctgttgtatccGACTTGCTGGACTTacagcactgctgatccttggtcaccggagggtggggggtacctgcaagagactccgatgcttaagttagtacgggtattaagcaggttttatgtagaatcagagtatgagttatacctgggtactccagtgtatttatagtagtgtgggctgacctttctaataagataagttagttatcttgtcttatcttatcttatttcaagtgaagtcagcttatcttcaagggaaccgcctttatctctataggcttgaattgcctttggatttgggtcgtgttcctctatttgggccctttattggactttttctgttgatttggccgatctctttaagaagagatcggatagtcaaacctgaagaggtcggtcgccgtgtcgctaaacatcccggatcggacagctcgatccagggtatgaacagtgcccctgcttgagctcgatctTCTGCTTTGAGGTCAAGTTTTTTGACTTCGAACTTCTTATagcgaagccgaactcgagcacttTTGTCGATTCTTTTCTTTGTAGagctttttgaatgtagaacgtttttcctctaaaagcgcgcgcttttatatcggcgctttgggaacgtgcgagggtttaatgttttcattaattttaacattaattaccccgtttccctttggctctttattttgatttttgaaaacccagaaacggtttctctccttcactCTTTTCGTAACTTCTCCGCAATTTCTTTCTTTGTTCTCTCGCTCTCTGCCTTTCACCCATATTTCTGCTTTTCTTGCGTTGCGGCTTCGCTCGGCGGTTTTCTGGGCAGCTTCCGTTTCTGCACCTCCATTTTTCTCCTCGAAGCTTCTTTCGCCTCCAGGTTAGTCCCGTTTCGTGCTTTGCTTTTGTCTTTGTgatgaggttttgattttgatcctccTTTAGAGAAAAGTTTGGACCTTTCTGTTTTCATTGTGTCCTGTTGTTGTTGAAATGTGCGTTTCTGGGAGTTTTCTTTatcttctgcatgatccttttttgcttttgttttaatgctttgcatgttctttgttgttCTTGTTCTGATACCGTTTATCCAGAAGAATCCGTAtctgtttcttgctttatttgaCTGTTGCTTCGCCTGATTCCAAGAAAGTTTGCATTTTTTATGGTTTCTTCTTGGTGTACTTGATGTTTTGGGGATGTTTTCTGTAAGGCAATGTTTTTGAAgacttttgtgttttattttgatggaaaatgcttgctgtttgaaaccatcttttcttgttttgagagatGCTGGGGTGCGAGAAGTAGATTTCTACTAGAAACCTTGCtttattattgcctccaaaggataccCTAGgacttttgtttgagtcttggagTTCTCTTTTTCTATGTGTTCGCCTGtatcgtattga
This genomic window contains:
- the LOC112733933 gene encoding spermidine synthase 1, producing MASEVKRQRDHEEEEEEEENAVSVSDGIGISSLIQGWFSEISPMWPGEAHSLKVEKVLFQGKSEYQNVMVFQSSSYGKVLVLDGVIQLTERDECAYQEMITHLPLCSIPNPKKVLVIGGGDGGVLREVSRHSSVEKIDICEIDKMVVDVSKQFFPDVAIGFDDPRVSLHIGDGVAFLKEAPEGTYDAVIVDSSDPIGPAQELFEKPFFELVAKALRPGGVVSTQAESIWLHMDIIEGIVTNCSQTFKGSVNYAWTTVPTYPSGIIGFMLCSTEGPPVDFKHPVNPIDEKEFQKSVRPMKFYNSEIHTASFCLPSFARRKLVSKAK
- the LOC112733934 gene encoding serine/arginine-rich splicing factor RSZ21 isoform X1, with amino-acid sequence MARVYIGNLDPRVSERDLEDEFRLFGVLRSVWVARRPPGYAFIEFDDRRDALDAIHALDGKNGWRVELSHNSKGGGRGGRGRGSDDLKCYECGEPGHFARECRLRVGSRGLGSGRRRSPSPYYRRRRSPSYGYGRRSVSPRGRRSPKRRSISPPYRGRSYSRSPPYRHARRDSPYANGD
- the LOC112733934 gene encoding serine/arginine-rich splicing factor RSZ22A isoform X2; its protein translation is MARVYIGNLDPRVSERDLEDEFRLFGVLRSVWVARRPPGYAFIEFDDRRDALDAIHALDGKNGWRVELSHNSKGGGRGGRGRGSDDLKCYECGEPGHFARECRLRVGSRGLGSGRRRSPSPYYRRRRSPSYGSVSPRGRRSPKRRSISPPYRGRSYSRSPPYRHARRDSPYANGD